A single window of Candidatus Hydrogenedentota bacterium DNA harbors:
- a CDS encoding prepilin-type N-terminal cleavage/methylation domain-containing protein, with amino-acid sequence MTATLPKINRAFTLFELLLAVSLLSLVSTIGATAFFKLTRYWGDVLVTQRLNHQPPWSLRS; translated from the coding sequence ATGACTGCTACACTCCCGAAAATAAACCGAGCCTTTACCTTATTTGAATTGTTGTTGGCCGTAAGTCTCTTGTCTTTGGTATCCACGATTGGCGCCACCGCCTTCTTTAAACTTACCCGATATTGGGGCGATGTTTTAGTCACGCAACGCTTAAATCACCAGCCTCCTTGGTCTTTGAGGTCATGA